In Sulfurisphaera javensis, a single genomic region encodes these proteins:
- a CDS encoding DUF2203 domain-containing protein, producing MEYPYFDLNTARQLLPWLRTKLIEMKRIKYLTEEALMKGDKQALLQYTIQIDRIVKEITQKGVIIRDPDIGLVDFPAVINDRPAYFCWKIDEKDIEFWHYAEEGFRGRKKISGKEDILSFA from the coding sequence GTGGAATATCCATATTTTGATCTAAATACAGCTAGACAGCTTTTGCCATGGCTTAGAACGAAGCTTATAGAAATGAAGAGAATAAAGTATCTTACTGAAGAGGCATTAATGAAAGGAGATAAACAAGCCTTACTTCAATATACTATACAAATAGACAGAATAGTTAAAGAGATAACTCAGAAAGGTGTAATTATTAGAGATCCAGACATAGGTCTGGTAGATTTTCCAGCAGTAATAAATGATAGGCCAGCTTACTTTTGTTGGAAAATAGATGAAAAAGACATAGAGTTCTGGCATTACGCAGAAGAAGGTTTTAGAGGTAGAAAAAAGATTAGTGGAAAAGAAGATATTTTATCATTTGCTTAA
- a CDS encoding M1 family metallopeptidase, which translates to MVSIDKYEIFLDFDFEKLKYIGNEKIYLTTEEELVLDNVGINIISVKADGRNIPFEVKNNQVRIKTGKFEGIIEIEFEGKVKERGLVGIYKAPYDNSYIITTQFESVHAREFIPCVDHPAYKAKFKLSVKVNKDLDVISNMPIEEVKEEGDKKIVVFKETPRMSTYLLYLGIGKFEEIKDKLGDTEIIVATIPGKINKGKFALDVAKKSIAFYENYFGIKYQLPKEHLIAVPEFAFGAMENWGAITFRETALLADESSSISQKMRVASVIAHELAHQWFGDLVTMKWWDDLWLNESFATFMSHKAIAELYKEWDFWGTFINSETAGALFRDSLTTTHPIEAHVTSPEEIEQLFDDISYGKGASILRMIEAYLGEEDFRKGIQIYLNTYKYSNASGDDFWNSLEKGSGKPVSDLVRDWITKDGYPVVYVSVNGSKINLRQERFYLKGIGDKRTLYKIPLTLEINGKRMTYLLDKESENIDVGSEVKSLKINVNRTGFYRVYYDDLSLVYQSNLSHLDKWGLLNDYFNFFLSGRVSYSTYESVVKQFMKDNNYLVVNEMTYELYYLWRVNREKYKLLYELLEYQTRRFAKKKDELSRMIYGYLLSTYAFVDEKFASGLAVAFDNYDSLDPNVKEAVAIAYAVAYGENGYDDLIYKYRNEKFDEEKTRLLYAMLSFREPYLVVNTMSLALTGEIKRQDVARILPFASYNPFSRSALWKWIKTHMEFLRSIYAGTGILGRAMRSAIPFLGLNNQEVVDFFTVNSFPEMEIEIKSGLEMLEILRRII; encoded by the coding sequence ATGGTCTCTATTGATAAGTACGAGATTTTCCTTGATTTTGATTTTGAAAAGCTAAAATATATTGGTAATGAGAAAATTTACTTAACCACTGAAGAAGAGTTAGTATTAGATAATGTAGGAATTAACATAATTTCTGTTAAGGCTGATGGAAGGAATATTCCTTTTGAGGTAAAGAATAATCAAGTTAGGATTAAAACTGGAAAGTTTGAGGGAATAATAGAAATAGAATTTGAGGGTAAAGTTAAGGAAAGAGGGCTAGTAGGAATTTATAAAGCACCTTACGATAATAGTTACATAATTACAACACAATTTGAATCAGTACATGCTCGAGAATTTATCCCTTGTGTTGATCATCCAGCATATAAAGCAAAATTTAAACTTTCTGTAAAAGTCAATAAAGATCTTGATGTAATCTCAAATATGCCAATAGAAGAGGTTAAAGAAGAGGGAGATAAGAAGATCGTTGTATTTAAGGAAACCCCAAGAATGTCAACATATTTACTTTATTTAGGAATAGGAAAATTCGAAGAAATCAAAGATAAATTAGGTGATACAGAAATAATAGTAGCGACAATACCTGGAAAAATTAATAAAGGAAAATTTGCACTAGACGTGGCTAAGAAATCTATTGCATTTTATGAAAACTATTTCGGAATAAAATATCAACTTCCTAAAGAGCATTTAATTGCAGTCCCAGAATTTGCCTTTGGTGCAATGGAAAATTGGGGTGCAATAACGTTCAGAGAGACTGCATTATTAGCTGACGAGTCTTCTTCAATAAGTCAAAAAATGAGAGTTGCTTCAGTAATAGCTCATGAATTAGCTCATCAATGGTTTGGAGATTTAGTAACAATGAAATGGTGGGATGATTTATGGTTAAATGAAAGCTTTGCAACTTTCATGAGTCATAAGGCTATCGCTGAGCTTTATAAAGAATGGGACTTCTGGGGAACTTTTATAAATAGTGAAACGGCTGGAGCTTTATTTAGAGATTCTTTAACTACTACCCATCCTATTGAGGCTCATGTTACGTCTCCAGAAGAGATTGAGCAGTTGTTTGATGATATTAGTTATGGCAAGGGTGCCAGTATTTTGAGGATGATTGAGGCCTACCTTGGCGAAGAAGATTTTAGAAAAGGTATTCAAATTTACTTAAATACTTATAAATATTCTAACGCTAGTGGAGATGATTTTTGGAATAGCCTTGAGAAAGGTTCTGGTAAACCAGTGTCTGATTTAGTTAGGGATTGGATAACAAAGGACGGTTATCCTGTTGTTTATGTTTCAGTAAATGGAAGCAAGATCAATCTTAGACAAGAAAGGTTTTATTTAAAGGGAATTGGAGATAAAAGAACACTTTACAAGATACCTTTAACTTTAGAAATTAATGGTAAAAGAATGACTTATTTACTAGATAAGGAGAGTGAAAATATTGATGTGGGAAGTGAGGTTAAGTCCTTAAAAATAAACGTAAATAGAACTGGATTTTACAGGGTTTATTATGATGATCTTAGTCTCGTTTATCAGTCTAATTTATCACATTTAGATAAGTGGGGTTTATTAAACGATTACTTTAACTTCTTCTTATCAGGAAGAGTTTCGTATTCAACCTATGAGTCTGTAGTAAAGCAGTTCATGAAAGATAATAACTATCTAGTTGTTAATGAAATGACATATGAGTTATATTATCTATGGCGTGTTAATAGGGAAAAATACAAATTACTTTATGAACTTTTGGAGTATCAAACAAGAAGATTTGCTAAGAAAAAGGATGAACTATCTAGAATGATATATGGATATCTTTTAAGTACTTATGCTTTTGTTGATGAAAAATTCGCTAGTGGTTTAGCGGTTGCTTTTGATAATTATGATTCTCTAGACCCTAATGTAAAAGAAGCTGTAGCAATTGCTTATGCTGTAGCGTATGGTGAAAATGGATATGATGATTTAATATACAAATATAGAAATGAAAAATTTGATGAAGAGAAAACAAGATTACTTTATGCAATGCTTAGTTTTAGGGAGCCATACCTTGTTGTAAATACAATGAGCTTAGCTTTAACAGGAGAGATAAAAAGGCAAGATGTTGCCAGAATATTACCATTTGCAAGTTATAATCCATTCTCGCGTTCTGCACTGTGGAAGTGGATAAAGACTCATATGGAGTTCCTCAGAAGCATATATGCAGGGACTGGAATATTAGGAAGGGCAATGAGAAGTGCAATTCCGTTTCTAGGCCTAAATAATCAAGAGGTTGTAGATTTCTTCACTGTTAACTCTTTCCCAGAAATGGAAATAGAGATCAAAAGCGGTTTAGAGATGTTAGAAATATTAAGAAGAATTATCTAA
- a CDS encoding NAD(P)-dependent oxidoreductase, translated as MRIGLAGLGVMGYRIAGNLAKAGKLDIVYNRTLSKAEQFSKEYGVKHVTDPKELIKSVDLLITMLADDNSVSSFLMPLAPYAKDKIIVDMSTISPSVSISIANEVMKNGGIMYDAPVIGTSIFAEQKKLTVLLGGPESHVSTVTEVLKETASTILYMGKNGMGLYAKLVNNLMVGVYVAALAEAYNFGISAGLKPEDVHKVLALYGSAKSPTSELKVPKMMTSDYSTQFATKHMRKDLEIITKEAQNLHVINPLSSLALQFYKFAEALGYSESDYVSVLEVYKKANLSK; from the coding sequence ATGCGTATTGGTTTAGCTGGACTTGGTGTAATGGGTTATAGAATTGCTGGGAATTTAGCTAAAGCTGGTAAATTAGATATAGTGTATAATAGAACATTAAGTAAGGCTGAGCAGTTTAGTAAGGAATACGGTGTAAAACATGTTACTGATCCTAAGGAGCTTATTAAGTCAGTTGACTTATTAATTACAATGCTTGCTGATGATAATTCTGTTTCCTCATTTTTAATGCCATTAGCTCCTTATGCTAAGGATAAGATTATTGTTGATATGTCAACTATTTCACCTTCAGTCTCTATTAGCATAGCTAATGAGGTTATGAAAAATGGGGGGATCATGTATGATGCTCCAGTAATTGGGACGTCGATATTTGCGGAACAAAAGAAGTTGACAGTGCTTTTAGGTGGACCAGAGTCTCATGTAAGCACTGTTACTGAAGTGTTAAAAGAGACAGCTTCAACTATTCTTTACATGGGTAAAAATGGTATGGGATTGTATGCTAAATTAGTAAATAACTTAATGGTTGGTGTTTATGTTGCTGCTTTAGCTGAAGCTTATAACTTTGGTATTTCTGCTGGGTTAAAACCAGAAGATGTTCATAAGGTTCTAGCATTATATGGAAGTGCAAAATCACCTACATCTGAACTAAAAGTTCCAAAGATGATGACTTCTGATTACTCAACACAATTTGCAACTAAGCATATGAGAAAAGATTTAGAGATTATAACTAAAGAAGCCCAAAATCTTCACGTAATAAATCCATTATCCTCATTAGCCTTACAATTTTATAAGTTTGCTGAAGCCTTAGGTTATTCAGAGTCTGACTATGTTTCAGTATTAGAAGTTTATAAGAAAGCCAACTTAAGCAAATGA
- a CDS encoding ATP-binding protein, translating into MKCSKCENKAIIKIPYANIALCKDHFIEWFERRFERIVDKYKMFEGSKRIAVAVSGGKDSTTLLHLMKKLGDNRGLEIIGINIDLGIDMGKAYSSKSTEYAVKNFEILGVKYRVVKIKERYGFTIDETKHKIRRPICSTCGLVKRYTLTEIAEEENADTIVTGHNLNDMAQFIMSGYFSGDVQDLARLDVITPPEKGYKVKKVKPLFLMYEKEILTYAIVKGIPFLYDSCPHTFRVGGVTQDTIRRKLEEMEEAIPGYMLMLVENFINKIQPALKEKYIKEEELGKCKICGRPTTKGREICSFCAVRLKMTGEKVNVR; encoded by the coding sequence ATGAAATGTAGCAAGTGCGAAAATAAGGCAATTATTAAGATACCTTATGCTAACATAGCATTATGTAAGGATCACTTTATAGAATGGTTTGAAAGAAGATTTGAAAGAATTGTTGATAAGTATAAGATGTTCGAAGGATCAAAAAGGATAGCTGTAGCAGTTTCTGGAGGAAAAGATAGTACTACTTTACTTCATCTAATGAAAAAACTTGGCGATAATAGAGGTTTAGAGATAATAGGAATTAACATTGACCTAGGCATAGATATGGGGAAAGCTTACTCTTCCAAGAGTACAGAGTATGCTGTTAAAAATTTTGAAATATTAGGAGTAAAATATCGAGTAGTAAAAATTAAGGAAAGATATGGTTTTACAATCGATGAGACAAAACATAAAATTAGAAGACCAATCTGTAGCACTTGCGGTTTAGTTAAAAGATACACACTAACTGAAATAGCAGAAGAGGAAAATGCTGATACAATAGTAACTGGGCATAATTTGAACGATATGGCTCAATTTATTATGTCTGGATATTTCAGCGGTGATGTACAAGACCTGGCAAGACTAGATGTAATTACACCACCAGAAAAAGGATATAAAGTAAAGAAAGTTAAACCTCTCTTTCTCATGTACGAAAAAGAAATATTAACGTATGCAATAGTCAAAGGAATTCCATTCCTTTATGATTCTTGTCCTCATACATTCAGAGTTGGTGGAGTAACGCAAGACACTATTAGGAGAAAATTAGAGGAAATGGAAGAAGCTATTCCTGGTTATATGTTAATGCTAGTTGAAAATTTCATAAATAAAATACAACCAGCTTTGAAAGAAAAGTACATTAAGGAAGAAGAATTAGGGAAGTGCAAAATATGTGGAAGACCAACAACAAAAGGAAGGGAGATTTGCTCTTTTTGTGCCGTAAGGTTAAAAATGACTGGAGAAAAAGTTAATGTTAGATGA
- a CDS encoding M20/M25/M40 family metallo-hydrolase, translated as MDYLQDLFEFLKIDTTSAKGKGEEGAKFLVDYMRDHGIQAELIKHKAKNPYVYGEINVKADKTLLIYNHYDVQPVEPLDKWQTDPFNPTVKDGKIFARGAGDDKGTLMARLQAIIDIIKEGKLKVNIKFLYEGEEEIGSPNMEDFLKDYSERLKADYVLWEGSGRAPNNAPQIVLGVKGLLYVELRKRTAKDLHSMYAPIAKNPTWDLVYLLRSLRTEDGKVLIPHFYDKVKWLTEEEKKYLNVDKKYLEDAISQQIKEDNAMIKLVSEPTCNINGIYAGYTGEGSKTVIPSYAFVKLDFRLVPDQDPDEILKHLEEYVSPYDVELIVHGKVKPYRTSINSEIAQALIKSAKTVYSQDPVVLPNSPGTGPMEMIARYLKLNQIADGVGVDYYGSNIHSFNENIFVEDYYKGIQWMKELLKVI; from the coding sequence ATGGACTATTTGCAAGACCTCTTTGAGTTCCTAAAAATAGACACAACTTCTGCTAAAGGAAAAGGAGAAGAAGGAGCAAAATTTCTAGTTGATTATATGAGGGATCATGGAATACAAGCTGAATTAATCAAACATAAAGCAAAGAACCCTTATGTTTATGGAGAAATCAATGTAAAGGCTGACAAAACTTTGCTTATTTATAATCACTATGATGTTCAACCAGTTGAACCTTTAGATAAATGGCAAACAGATCCCTTTAACCCAACTGTTAAAGATGGGAAAATTTTTGCTAGAGGAGCTGGTGATGACAAGGGAACTTTAATGGCAAGACTTCAGGCAATTATTGACATAATAAAAGAAGGGAAACTGAAAGTGAATATAAAGTTCTTATACGAAGGGGAGGAAGAAATCGGAAGTCCAAATATGGAAGATTTTCTTAAAGATTATTCTGAAAGGCTGAAGGCTGATTATGTTCTTTGGGAAGGTTCTGGAAGAGCACCTAATAATGCTCCTCAGATAGTATTAGGAGTTAAAGGTTTATTGTATGTAGAGTTGAGAAAGAGAACAGCAAAAGATCTTCATTCAATGTATGCCCCTATAGCTAAAAATCCTACATGGGATCTTGTCTATCTATTAAGATCATTAAGGACTGAAGATGGAAAAGTCCTAATCCCACACTTTTACGATAAAGTCAAGTGGTTAACAGAAGAAGAGAAAAAGTACTTAAATGTAGACAAAAAATACTTAGAAGATGCAATAAGTCAACAAATTAAGGAAGACAACGCAATGATAAAATTGGTCTCTGAACCTACTTGTAATATTAACGGCATATATGCTGGATATACTGGAGAAGGATCTAAAACAGTTATTCCATCTTATGCATTTGTAAAATTAGACTTTAGACTAGTCCCAGATCAAGATCCAGACGAAATACTTAAACACTTAGAGGAATATGTTTCGCCATATGATGTTGAACTAATAGTTCATGGAAAAGTAAAACCGTATAGAACCTCTATAAATAGTGAGATAGCACAAGCGTTAATCAAATCAGCTAAAACTGTGTATTCTCAAGATCCTGTAGTTTTACCTAATAGTCCAGGGACTGGTCCAATGGAAATGATAGCTAGATATCTTAAGCTAAATCAAATTGCTGATGGTGTAGGAGTTGATTATTATGGCTCAAATATTCACTCCTTTAATGAAAACATCTTTGTTGAAGATTATTATAAAGGAATCCAATGGATGAAAGAGTTATTAAAGGTAATCTAA
- the leuS gene encoding leucine--tRNA ligase: protein MSLANFFNEIASKWQKEWENNKLFEANPDPTKEKKFITVAFPYTNSPLHIGHGRTYITADIYARYLRMKGYNVLFPFAFQFTGTPILSISEAIQRKDEDIISTFVNIYQIPQEEIEKFSDPNYLAEYFKNDMKNTARRLGLSIDWRREFTTVDSIFERFIQWQYKRLMDLGYIKREDSPVPYCPRDEFPVGMHDTKGDIEPEISDVDAIYFPSNNLFFVAATPRPETIFGAIAILINPEADYIIAIDKLNRKIVISKQAFEKLKFQLEIKKEDEKKGKEFIGLIAKNPITLKDMKVLPSKYVDPKMGTGVVMAVPSHEPMHYLALTELKEEFELIPVIKTDELGELPGVEAVGLAQTKNPAELKDYIDTIYRLEYHKGVMRDDLVDLVPDFMKEFVKDKIANKPVKDARDRTRELLDKLNSRETIYEITNGPVYCRCGAEIVVKVIKGQWFIDYSNPLWKASALKSLDKIHFIPADARKEMEKVIFNLHHRPFTRSRGLGVRLPWDEKEIIDSLSDSTIYTAFYTIIHKLKYPAALLNDNFWDYILLGRGNPEELSKTLGIPKDQLEEIRNEFLYWYPVDSRHSGRDLIQNHLPYYIYHHIAIFGDMLLPKQIVTNGFIRVGGKKMSKSFGNIYPLNRAINEYGVDTVRIALTSTSSISDDIEFNANIAKSIIEQLKRIHDFISRILEVDGVNEKRDADLWLLSIFKKYVEEVDKAYENLDLRSVYITVYYTLYETMRDYIELTNGKVNKDTIRKTVSLWLKLMAPITPHLAEELWHKFNNSFIVTEKFPSPDEIECDEKSLLKVEYLRNIIDDVRTLSNELGKEAEKVIIYVNDDEKLKDLLKKAIIAIKGRKSLRDFILENNVDEKIAKKVYELANILPPLMKDLIVQNDIDEEEVIVQNIQFLLSKLDVSEIVVYTSTDEKVPNIMGKKELALPYKPGIAIL, encoded by the coding sequence GTGAGTTTGGCAAATTTCTTTAACGAGATAGCATCCAAATGGCAAAAGGAATGGGAAAACAATAAACTCTTTGAAGCAAATCCGGATCCCACAAAGGAAAAGAAATTTATTACAGTTGCTTTTCCTTATACTAATAGCCCATTACATATAGGTCATGGAAGAACATACATAACAGCAGATATTTACGCCAGATACCTAAGGATGAAAGGATATAACGTTTTATTTCCATTTGCATTTCAATTTACCGGAACACCAATACTTTCTATCTCTGAAGCAATACAAAGAAAAGACGAAGATATAATTTCAACCTTTGTCAACATTTATCAAATTCCACAAGAAGAGATCGAAAAGTTCTCAGATCCTAACTATCTTGCTGAATATTTCAAAAATGATATGAAAAATACAGCAAGGAGACTAGGATTAAGTATCGATTGGAGAAGAGAATTCACTACGGTTGATTCTATCTTTGAAAGATTCATCCAGTGGCAATATAAAAGGCTGATGGATCTAGGTTACATAAAGAGAGAAGATTCGCCAGTTCCTTATTGTCCCAGAGACGAATTTCCAGTAGGAATGCATGATACAAAAGGGGATATTGAACCCGAAATAAGTGATGTCGATGCTATTTACTTCCCCTCGAATAATTTGTTCTTTGTTGCAGCTACTCCAAGACCAGAAACAATATTTGGCGCTATTGCAATATTAATTAACCCAGAAGCTGATTACATTATAGCTATTGATAAATTAAATAGAAAAATAGTTATCTCAAAACAAGCGTTTGAAAAGTTAAAGTTCCAGTTGGAAATAAAAAAAGAAGATGAGAAGAAGGGCAAAGAGTTTATTGGATTAATAGCAAAGAATCCAATCACACTAAAAGACATGAAAGTATTACCTAGCAAATATGTAGATCCAAAAATGGGGACTGGAGTTGTAATGGCTGTCCCATCCCATGAACCAATGCACTATTTAGCCTTAACTGAATTGAAAGAAGAATTTGAATTAATACCGGTAATAAAAACTGATGAATTAGGAGAATTACCGGGAGTTGAAGCAGTAGGATTGGCACAAACTAAAAATCCTGCAGAGTTAAAAGACTATATTGATACTATATATCGCTTAGAATATCATAAGGGAGTAATGAGAGATGATTTAGTTGACTTAGTCCCTGATTTCATGAAGGAATTCGTAAAGGATAAAATTGCTAATAAACCAGTTAAAGATGCAAGGGATAGAACTAGAGAACTTCTTGATAAATTAAATTCAAGAGAAACCATTTATGAAATAACAAATGGACCAGTTTACTGTAGATGTGGAGCTGAAATTGTTGTTAAAGTTATTAAAGGACAATGGTTTATTGATTATTCTAATCCTTTATGGAAGGCTTCAGCATTAAAGTCACTTGATAAGATTCATTTTATTCCTGCAGATGCTAGAAAAGAGATGGAAAAAGTTATATTTAATTTACACCATAGACCATTTACAAGATCTAGGGGATTAGGTGTTAGATTACCATGGGACGAGAAAGAAATAATTGATAGTTTAAGCGATTCGACAATTTACACAGCTTTTTACACTATTATTCACAAGCTTAAATATCCTGCAGCATTACTTAATGATAACTTCTGGGATTATATACTGTTAGGCAGAGGAAATCCAGAAGAATTATCTAAGACTCTAGGAATACCGAAAGATCAACTAGAAGAAATTAGAAATGAATTTTTATATTGGTATCCAGTAGATTCAAGACATAGCGGGAGAGATTTAATTCAAAATCATTTACCCTACTATATTTACCATCATATTGCAATATTTGGAGATATGTTATTGCCTAAACAAATTGTCACTAATGGTTTTATCAGAGTTGGGGGGAAGAAAATGAGCAAAAGTTTCGGGAATATTTATCCTCTGAATAGGGCTATAAATGAATACGGAGTTGATACAGTTAGAATAGCCTTAACTTCAACATCCTCTATTTCTGATGATATTGAATTTAACGCTAATATTGCAAAGAGTATAATCGAACAATTAAAAAGGATTCATGACTTTATATCAAGGATTTTAGAAGTCGATGGTGTAAATGAAAAAAGAGATGCAGATTTATGGTTACTTTCAATATTTAAAAAGTACGTGGAGGAAGTAGATAAGGCATACGAGAATTTAGATTTACGTTCAGTTTATATAACAGTATATTACACACTATACGAAACAATGAGAGACTACATAGAATTAACTAACGGTAAAGTAAATAAAGACACAATAAGAAAAACTGTTTCATTATGGTTAAAATTAATGGCACCAATAACTCCACATTTAGCTGAAGAGTTATGGCATAAATTTAATAACTCTTTTATTGTGACTGAAAAATTCCCGTCCCCGGACGAAATTGAATGTGATGAGAAATCTTTGTTAAAAGTTGAATATTTAAGAAACATAATAGATGATGTTAGAACATTGTCAAATGAATTAGGAAAAGAAGCAGAAAAGGTAATCATATATGTTAATGATGATGAAAAATTAAAAGATTTACTTAAAAAAGCAATAATAGCAATAAAAGGTAGAAAGTCATTAAGAGACTTTATACTTGAAAATAACGTAGATGAAAAGATTGCAAAGAAAGTTTATGAACTTGCAAATATCTTGCCACCTCTAATGAAGGATTTAATAGTACAAAATGATATAGATGAAGAAGAAGTAATAGTACAAAATATTCAATTCCTATTGAGTAAGTTAGATGTAAGTGAGATTGTAGTATATACTTCTACTGATGAGAAAGTACCTAATATCATGGGAAAGAAAGAGTTAGCATTACCATATAAACCTGGGATTGCAATACTATAA
- a CDS encoding radical SAM/SPASM domain-containing protein, whose translation MLWLLLTTGKCNLSCDYCGGSFPNHVVPWNVKYDIQKLKQTIEKDQNATVIFYGGEPLMNPKFIMQVMDNIKVKRWGIQTNGIAVKLLPERYWKRMNVALLSIDGREEITDKHRGKGVYKVVVKHAKYLKELGVETIARMAVTEDSDIYEEVMHLLSLGVFDKVHWQLNVIWSERWNFEEWAYKSYLPGIRRLLDYFLSQLKQGKVVKIVPFLGVLSAHFFKKYRGVACGAGYESVSISTDGRILSCPIAVREKWAELGTLDSFKLLDEPLPEECRSCEYKDYCGGRCLYAIKEKYWGEEGFKAVDDVTKEYLKSVLSIVPEINELVKQGIIKLSDLYYDPTEDSTEVIP comes from the coding sequence ATGTTATGGCTCTTGTTAACTACTGGAAAATGTAACTTATCATGCGATTATTGTGGGGGTTCTTTTCCTAATCACGTAGTACCATGGAATGTAAAATATGATATACAAAAACTAAAGCAAACAATTGAGAAAGACCAAAATGCTACAGTTATATTTTACGGTGGAGAGCCCTTAATGAATCCTAAATTCATAATGCAAGTCATGGATAATATTAAAGTTAAAAGATGGGGAATTCAGACTAACGGTATTGCAGTAAAGCTTCTGCCAGAAAGATACTGGAAAAGAATGAATGTGGCTTTACTCTCCATAGACGGTAGAGAAGAAATTACCGACAAGCATAGAGGTAAAGGAGTTTATAAAGTTGTAGTAAAACATGCCAAATACTTGAAAGAGTTAGGAGTAGAAACTATAGCCAGAATGGCTGTAACTGAAGATTCAGATATTTATGAAGAAGTCATGCATCTACTTTCTCTCGGCGTTTTTGATAAGGTTCACTGGCAGTTAAACGTTATCTGGAGCGAAAGATGGAACTTTGAAGAATGGGCATATAAATCTTATTTACCCGGGATAAGGAGACTATTAGATTACTTTTTATCTCAACTAAAACAAGGTAAGGTAGTAAAGATTGTTCCATTCTTAGGAGTATTAAGTGCTCATTTCTTTAAAAAGTATAGAGGAGTAGCTTGTGGTGCAGGTTATGAAAGTGTTTCAATATCTACAGATGGAAGAATATTATCTTGCCCTATAGCTGTTAGAGAAAAATGGGCTGAATTGGGCACATTAGATTCCTTTAAACTTTTAGATGAACCTTTACCAGAAGAATGTAGAAGTTGCGAATATAAAGATTATTGTGGTGGTAGGTGTCTTTATGCTATAAAAGAAAAGTACTGGGGAGAAGAGGGATTTAAAGCCGTGGATGACGTTACAAAAGAGTATTTAAAAAGCGTTTTATCTATAGTCCCTGAAATAAATGAACTAGTTAAACAAGGTATTATAAAGCTAAGTGACTTGTACTACGATCCTACAGAGGATTCTACTGAGGTTATACCTTAA
- the priX gene encoding DNA primase noncatalytic subunit PriX: MKIKIFLHYPDDTPAGYVIFDGKTSKVYDENGNFLFETEGIFPPKPRKVNYDWIEKVLNEGLEDCRKRFILYVGSRYLINIKGLSEDEAVKKLEEFYYKKGGGKVYESWLKSVVRGVKSKGLKPWTLKRIEEKDKEMYSYISKVLNK; this comes from the coding sequence ATGAAAATTAAAATATTTTTACATTATCCAGACGATACACCAGCAGGTTATGTTATATTTGACGGAAAAACATCAAAGGTTTATGACGAGAACGGAAATTTTCTTTTTGAAACTGAAGGAATTTTTCCACCCAAGCCTAGAAAAGTAAATTATGATTGGATTGAAAAAGTATTAAATGAAGGACTCGAGGATTGTAGAAAAAGGTTTATACTTTACGTTGGAAGTAGATATTTAATTAATATTAAAGGCTTATCAGAAGATGAAGCCGTGAAAAAATTGGAAGAGTTCTACTATAAGAAAGGAGGAGGAAAAGTATATGAATCTTGGCTTAAATCAGTTGTAAGGGGAGTTAAATCAAAAGGATTAAAACCTTGGACTTTAAAGAGAATAGAAGAGAAAGATAAGGAAATGTATTCATACATATCTAAAGTTTTAAATAAATAA